The Halobaculum magnesiiphilum genome contains the following window.
GGTTATCAGTACTCCTCGTCTCGAACGGGTATGGCGAAAGGGAAGGTCGACTTCTTCAACGACACTGGCGGCTACGGTTTCATCGCGACTGACGACTCCGACGACGACGTCTTCGTCCACATGGACGACATCGAGGGCGGCGATCTGGAGGAGGGCGAGGAGCTCGAGTTCGACATCGAGACGGCCGAGAAGGGCCCGCGCGCGACGAACGTCACCCGACTGTAAGGCACTACCCACGAACGACCGCGCCCTCGGGCGCGACCCGATTTTCGGTTCTTTCACACTCCACAGCAGCGGCTCGCTCGGCGGCCTCGACGCCGGCCATACAGTTATCGCGAGCGACGGCGACGGTGTACGCGACCGACCATGAGTCACGACACACAGCGGGCAAGGGCGCGGGCGTTTCTGGATCTGCACACCGACACAACGGACGGACCGCTCCTGCTCGCGAACGCGTGGGACGCCGCCAGCGCCGTCGTGTTCGAGCGCCTCGGCGTCGCCGCCGTCGGCACCTCCAGCGCCGGCGTCGCGGCGTCGCTCGGCTACCCCGACGGCGAGCACGTCCCGCGCGAGGAGATGATCGCGGCGATCGACCG
Protein-coding sequences here:
- a CDS encoding cold-shock protein, with amino-acid sequence MAKGKVDFFNDTGGYGFIATDDSDDDVFVHMDDIEGGDLEEGEELEFDIETAEKGPRATNVTRL